In the genome of Gallaecimonas xiamenensis 3-C-1, the window AAACCCAAAATATGTTTACGTCAACGTCAAAGCTGGCCAGGCGGCGTCACCCCTGGCCTGGGGAGAGGCAGGAAAAATCAGGGAAGCGGTGGAATCATGAGCGAGAGGGCTGCGCCGGGCTGCGGGCTCAAGTACACTAGGGCGGAATTTGTAAGGAAGAGATCATGGCAGAGAACAACAGCACCGACTTCGGTTACAAGACGGTTCCGACATCCGAAAAGGCCGGTATGGTGGCCGGGGTCTTCCACTCCGTGGCCGCCAAGTACGACCTGATGAACGACCTGATGTCCATGGGCATCCACCGTCTCTGGAAGCGCTTTACCATCGATCTCTCCGGGGTGCGCCCGGGCCAGAAGGTACTGGATCTGGCCGGTGGCACCGGCGACCTGGCCGCCAAGTTTGCCCGCATCGTCGGCGACAACGGCGAAGTGGTGCTGGCGGACATCAACGACTCCATGCTCAATGTGGGCAAGGAAAAGCTGCGCAACCTCGGCATCGTCGGCAATGTGCGCTTCGTCCAGGCCAACGCCGAATGCCTGCCCTTCCCGGACAACCATTTCGACCTCATTACCATCGCCTTTGGCCTGCGTAACGTCACCGACAAGGCCGCCGCCCTCAAGTCCATGCAGCGGGTGCTCAAGCCCGGCGGCCGCTTGCTGGTGCTGGAGTTCTCCAAGCCCCAGAACATGCTGCTGACCCAGGCCTACGATATTTATTCGTTCAAGGTGCTGCCGGCCATGGGCAAACTGGTGGCCGGGGACAGCGAGTCCTACCAGTACCTGGCGGAAAGCATCCGCATGCACCCGGACCAGGAAACCCTGAAGTCGATGATGTTCGACGCCGGTTTCGACGAGGTCGAATACCACAACCTCACCGGTGGCATCGTCGCCCTGCATCGCGGCTTCAAGTTCTAAGATGCCCTTCAAGCA includes:
- the ubiE gene encoding bifunctional demethylmenaquinone methyltransferase/2-methoxy-6-polyprenyl-1,4-benzoquinol methylase UbiE, translating into MAENNSTDFGYKTVPTSEKAGMVAGVFHSVAAKYDLMNDLMSMGIHRLWKRFTIDLSGVRPGQKVLDLAGGTGDLAAKFARIVGDNGEVVLADINDSMLNVGKEKLRNLGIVGNVRFVQANAECLPFPDNHFDLITIAFGLRNVTDKAAALKSMQRVLKPGGRLLVLEFSKPQNMLLTQAYDIYSFKVLPAMGKLVAGDSESYQYLAESIRMHPDQETLKSMMFDAGFDEVEYHNLTGGIVALHRGFKF